One Leptospira terpstrae serovar Hualin str. LT 11-33 = ATCC 700639 genomic region harbors:
- a CDS encoding esterase/lipase family protein, with product MIQILINSLAGKTVSLTQKTTDSLLKGIQFLVKGSLTSTGGGLDLLSNAFFYKPEWREALQKAGVQVKETGHKSNESLQKTIELTNQAFDKALFKVELTAQKSDDMVFDNRMVSSILGSSHNQKFKLTKIDMSFRTIGKDISAKETITEFKNSKKTKSVLFLPGLFTDETVWQEQTVEYKDRKITSPGLATDLQEAGYFPFYLRYNHGLPIHENGKKLMHLLDVFFNEDPDANPDIVCYSLGCLIFRSCLYHAKLENKEWIHKFGKIVLIAAPNKGSYLEKIGFWLGFLFEKSPNVALKIIGMIGNLRSDAIKDLSFGLIRKEEKGWMETISGYFGETYFGELDDMDVYQAYALMEGSENPLQNFLGDGIVEKKSLTYLTDKVFNQKTNPALRTLELNKQNHFSIISARPLIHWVKVVFGVAQAD from the coding sequence GTGATCCAAATCCTAATCAATTCTCTTGCTGGAAAAACAGTTTCTCTCACACAAAAGACAACCGACTCACTTCTCAAAGGAATTCAATTTTTAGTAAAAGGGAGTCTAACAAGCACAGGTGGTGGACTGGATCTACTTTCCAATGCTTTTTTTTACAAACCGGAATGGAGAGAAGCTCTACAAAAGGCGGGAGTCCAAGTCAAAGAAACCGGTCACAAATCCAATGAAAGTTTACAAAAAACCATAGAGCTAACCAACCAAGCCTTTGACAAAGCACTCTTCAAAGTGGAACTAACAGCACAAAAATCTGATGATATGGTTTTTGATAACAGAATGGTATCGAGTATTCTCGGAAGCTCACACAATCAAAAATTCAAACTCACAAAAATTGATATGAGTTTTCGTACGATTGGAAAAGACATATCGGCCAAAGAAACCATAACAGAATTTAAAAATTCTAAAAAAACAAAATCTGTTCTTTTCCTTCCAGGTCTTTTTACTGATGAAACTGTTTGGCAGGAACAAACGGTAGAATACAAAGATAGAAAAATCACTTCTCCTGGCCTTGCTACAGATTTACAAGAAGCAGGATACTTTCCATTTTATTTGAGATACAACCACGGTCTTCCCATACATGAAAATGGGAAAAAACTGATGCACTTACTTGATGTATTTTTTAATGAAGATCCAGATGCCAATCCAGATATTGTATGTTATAGTTTGGGATGTCTTATCTTTCGGTCTTGTCTTTACCATGCGAAATTAGAAAACAAAGAATGGATCCATAAGTTTGGTAAAATAGTCCTTATTGCGGCACCAAACAAAGGTTCGTATTTAGAAAAAATCGGATTTTGGCTCGGATTCTTATTTGAAAAAAGCCCGAATGTGGCACTTAAAATTATTGGAATGATTGGAAACCTCCGTAGTGATGCCATAAAAGACTTATCTTTTGGACTGATTCGCAAAGAGGAAAAGGGATGGATGGAAACAATCTCTGGTTACTTCGGGGAAACTTATTTTGGTGAGTTGGATGATATGGATGTTTATCAAGCCTATGCTCTCATGGAAGGATCGGAGAATCCTTTACAAAATTTCCTTGGCGATGGGATTGTGGAGAAAAAAAGTCTTACTTACTTAACTGATAAAGTGTTTAACCAAAAAACAAATCCCGCCTTACGGACATTAGAGCTAAACAAACAAAATCATTTTTCTATCATTAGTGCAAGACCGCTCATTCATTGGGTAAAGGTAGTCTTTGGAGTGGCACAAGCAGACTAA